The Coccidioides posadasii str. Silveira chromosome 2, complete sequence genomic interval ACCCCAAGCGGTTCACCTTCCTGGTCAAGAGGTTGCAAACTCACGTCAGCGCTCGAGTGGATTTCGAAGCCCATTCTCAACAATGACCCCGGATAGAATCGCACGACTCGCAGAGCTATAACTGCAGGCGATCCCAGCAACACTATGCGTCTTCACCTAGTTATCCACAGGCACGATTTCCCTGCCACCCGGGTCCTCTGGTCGACTCCTTTCCGCTCTCCGGGTTTATCAAATCAACCTTCTGCTGCATCCTCTTTCACGGCGGCTGGGTCTCAGGCGCTCAATGCCGGGAGACGACTTAGCGCGAGTACAAGCTTCAATACGGCCTTGACGTCGCTTTCTACGGCTGGAGGGTATACAATTTCCCAGCTGCTAGCAGATATTAATGAGGTTGTCCCTCTCGAAACTCAGCCTAGTCGGTCGGGGTATAGGAAAGATGAAGGACAATGGGGCTTGGAAGACTATGTTGTCGAGTTGATGGGATCTGAGTGCTTGCATTTTATGGAAGTTGATAATCTACTGAGGGATGGTGATGAGCTTGTGTGAGTCAATCTCAAGGCCGGTATAGGCGAGGCTATCTCGAAGATCCTTTTAATAACTGACAACGTGGGGGTTTAGAATTCGTCCGTTACATTATGAAGAATTAGAGGTACGACAGATAGGAGGACGTCATCAAATCGCGACAGATGGTACCCATCTTATCGACGGAGTTGCATTTGGGAAAAGACCTCTGAAAAGAGGTGCACCTTCTCGCCCTCCTATCAAGATTCCTCCAAGGAATAAAAGGAGACGCATAAACGAGGCAGAATGGGTTAGCGATCGCTCCGTCACAAGATGCTTAGGGGTTTCACCTTCACCTCCCAGGCTTGAAGAAGGATGGTGTGTTCACAGGAGCCTTAGCCCAGCTCCTGCTGAAGTCGGGCCACGTGCGGATGCCAATGGCCAACGATCACAGGAACTATCGGAAACGGGAGATAAAACCGACACACAAGGAATTGAACGGCCGCCACTAACCTCGGATAGCGCTGTGGTCATAAATGCTGTTGATAAATTTGATCATGATGCTATGGTGTCAGGTGGAGACACAAAAGATAGCAGCAAACAGGCTGGTAACAGGATATGGACTGTGGTGAAGGAAGAGAAGTCCATCCTCTCATCATCGAGCTCAGACTCCTCGGAAAGCGAGAGTGGCATGAGTTCTTCCTCCGAAGAGTCGAGTGAAGAAGTGGGTGATTCCAGTTCGGATTTGTCGTCTAGCGTTTCTAGTACGAGTGCATCGTCTTCCGTGTCATCTTCCATTAGTAGTGATGATACCTCTTCCGTCTCTGAGTCGGATGTCTCTGTGATTGAAGTGCAGAAGCCACCCGCAAAACCTGAAGCTCTCACCTCGGAGATTATTGCACGGCCAAATATGAATCCGCCCGGCATGGGTTCTCGCAGAACGAAACATAGTAATTTGCGGACCAAACTACGAAAAAGACTTGCAAAGATGAAGGCTGCTGGGATTCTTCCTCAGGATGCGAATTTTGATGACTTGCGTGCTTGGGATCAGACCGGCGTAAGGAGAAGTGTGCCGAAACCTCTAGAATGTACAGCGGAAACTGACAAAGTGATGTCTCCTACCAAAGCCGAGTTCGAGAAACGGCGAGCGCAACTGTTACGGGATATTGAAGCGGGAGGCGTAGACGTGTCTCCAAACTCTGCGCAACGGGATCCGAAGGCTGTACAGCCTAGTTCTTCGGTTGACGCGACAGCAACGCCTGTTTCGGAAGATCGACTGCCTAACAAAAAGGCGAAGTTAGATTTAGCCAGCACGAGGCGTCTTCTTTTTGGCTCCCTCGGCCTACGTACCCCGAAGACTAAGAGCGACGCGGAGCGTCTAAAAGCCCAGCTTGCGGAAACATTGAAGAAACCTGGACCTACAGCcaaagaagagcaaatcaaAGAACCGACAGAATCAACGAGAAAGAGTCAAGCTCTTATGCCCGTGGAGAACTGGCAAGATTTCATCATTCTGAAAGCTACCGAATGTATATATGAAGATGTGAAAGTGCCGCCGCCACCATTTCCATTTGTTCAAAGATGGGACGCTGAAAGCCAAAAGCAAATCCGCGAGCGGCGGAATCGTGGAAATGGTCAGAATAAAAAGCGGAAAAGGAAATCTTTAGTTTATGAAGAGGAAGGCAATCAATACGACGGTCCCGAAAGCTATTTGAATACCGAGATTACGCTAAATTGTTCTGACAAGGAAGATAATGTGCAGGGAGTTTCCCCGGCCGTTGTTGAAACTACTGAGAAATACAACGTCCAAGAGCGGTCGGGACTGGTTGAGGAAGACCTTGTGGAAGCAAGCCCTACAGAGGCAGAGGAGGATCTCCCATTGTTCGGGAATGTATCGTCCCTCCCGAATGCCACTGAAACCGATTTTAAACCTGGTGCTATTATAGCATTTAAACAACTGGAGGTTTCGAAAGCGACCAACTGGCAGCCCGTAGTCTCAGACTATCGCACAGCGGTCGTAGAGAGGATTCTGGATGACGCTTGTGTCCGACTTCGTCTCGCTAAGCGTGACAGAGAAGAACGACCACAGAATCAGGATACAGGCCCACGCGAATATTCAGGATTTGAAATGCCGGGTTATGATGAGGATCAAGGCGAAGACGACGGGTTAAGAGATATGGAAGTGTGCCAGTTGATGGAGGCAAAGCTGTTACAACATGCACCGGCTGAAGACGGTGAAGCTGAAAATTTGGGAGAGGTAATTGTCGAAGATACCCAAGCGAATGTCCTGTCCGTATAATATTTCCTTGCTATTGTTTCCTTTTGAAGTTTGCGGAAAATTTTGTGGCTCATTCTTTCGTATGAGTTAGTCCCGACCGCATACCCGTGTCTGTTCTACAGGAACCGGAAGAGATGGAAATAGTTCAGGTTTCCTCCCAGACCCGACGAGACATTTCACAGTTAATAGACGATGCTGGATTTAGGTCGGGCATTGATTCTGATTTAACCTTTCCTCATAAACTCCTCCCCCATGCCGATTCAACCAAAGCCGTggaagaggaggacaagggCGTTTCGAAATTACAAGGGGATGAGGACTATGCGATAGAGTCTCCAACTTTCAGCGGGTTTGAAAAGACTCCGGTCCGCGAAACAAGCGAGCGGCCTGACCC includes:
- a CDS encoding uncharacterized protein (EggNog:ENOG410PPIK~COG:S~BUSCO:1870at33183), whose protein sequence is MRLHLVIHRHDFPATRVLWSTPFRSPGLSNQPSAASSFTAAGSQALNAGRRLSASTSFNTALTSLSTAGGYTISQLLADINEVVPLETQPSRSGYRKDEGQWGLEDYVVELMGSECLHFMEVDNLLRDGDELVIRPLHYEELEVRQIGGRHQIATDGTHLIDGVAFGKRPLKRGAPSRPPIKIPPRNKRRRINEAEWVSDRSVTRCLGVSPSPPRLEEGWCVHRSLSPAPAEVGPRADANGQRSQELSETGDKTDTQGIERPPLTSDSAVVINAVDKFDHDAMVSGGDTKDSSKQAGNRIWTVVKEEKSILSSSSSDSSESESGMSSSSEESSEEVGDSSSDLSSSVSSTSASSSVSSSISSDDTSSVSESDVSVIEVQKPPAKPEALTSEIIARPNMNPPGMGSRRTKHSNLRTKLRKRLAKMKAAGILPQDANFDDLRAWDQTGVRRSVPKPLECTAETDKVMSPTKAEFEKRRAQLLRDIEAGGVDVSPNSAQRDPKAVQPSSSVDATATPVSEDRLPNKKAKLDLASTRRLLFGSLGLRTPKTKSDAERLKAQLAETLKKPGPTAKEEQIKEPTESTRKSQALMPVENWQDFIILKATECIYEDVKVPPPPFPFVQRWDAESQKQIRERRNRGNGQNKKRKRKSLVYEEEGNQYDGPESYLNTEITLNCSDKEDNVQGVSPAVVETTEKYNVQERSGLVEEDLVEASPTEAEEDLPLFGNVSSLPNATETDFKPGAIIAFKQLEVSKATNWQPVVSDYRTAVVERILDDACVRLRLAKRDREERPQNQDTGPREYSGFEMPGYDEDQGEDDGLRDMEVCQLMEAKLLQHAPAEDGEAENLGEVIVEDTQANVLPDRIPVSVLQEPEEMEIVQVSSQTRRDISQLIDDAGFRSGIDSDLTFPHKLLPHADSTKAVEEEDKGVSKLQGDEDYAIESPTFSGFEKTPVRETSERPDPGAALRPITGSTGTGNNTAISESPLVQTSSMKNAAQEVDPVASALSIPSEDGLRYITDLDDTGPGGHIIGESQNIRSKSPVHSDAPDSQDEEKPLGTSQPESLLSIVPSSVQDDTKNDRPGSSASSMVTNPFYEVDRVLFGEISDGTALDAMISSTAPPRITEPSEPKRSARVRRPVLSSPRQRSPEPLFVYGDDDRDGDYQPDISEQSSSKERSRSSQIVKEEPMSSQAPKCQLQIPEGSQLVDLTLSSDPVSPGNSDGDFAKSQGLPSSVQYRRRRPRRANSSMKRNGSLERRVKTRRSAI